GCGAAACTCGAAGAGCTTCAGAAGAAGGATCCGAAACATGCAAAATTGGACGATAAAATTTTCTTCCAAGATGCAGATCAATTGATCCGTCCAACAACGGCATATGTGATGACGACATTGCTGAAAGGTGTTGTCGAAGATCCAGGTGGAACCGGAGGACGTGCTCGCGCTGTCGGTCGCGAAGTTGCTGGTAAAACAGGAACGACGAACAACTACTTTGACGCGTGGTTTATCGGTTACAGCCCGCAAATTGCCACAGGCGTTTGGGTGGGTTTTGACAAAGAAAAAAGTATTGGTAAGGGCGAGGTCGGTGGACGTGCGGCGTTACCTATTTGGGTCGATTACATGAAAGCGGCTCACGACGGACTGCCTCAGATGACTTTCCCAGTGCCGGAAGGAATCGTGTTTGCTAATATCGACGCCGACACTGGCAAACTCGCTTCAGCTGCGACGAAGAAAATCATTCGTCAGGCCTTTGTTGAAGGAACAGAACCTACAGCTTCTTCAAATAAGGCCGAAGAAGCCACAGACTTTTACAAACAGGATTTATCAGAATGAAAGATATTCACCTCTGGGGGGTGAAACAAAACAATTTAAAAAACATTGAGGTCAAAATTCCCGTCGGATCTATGACGGTGATTTGCGGCCCCAGTGGTTCAGGTAAGTCATCGCTTGCCTTCGAGACTCTTTTTGCCGAAGGCCAGCGCCGCTTTATTGAAAGCATGTCCAACTATGCTCGTCAGTTTCTGAACAAAGCCCCAAAGCCTGACATTGAAGGCATCAATAATATTCCTCCGGCGATTTCAATTGAGCAAAAAAATACGGTGAAGAGTTCTCGCTCTACGGTGGGAACGACAACTGAGATCATTGACTATCTTCGTTTGCTCTATGAAAAAATCGGTAAATCTTACTGCCCGATTCATCACTGCCCCACGGAAAAAGAAAGTGTCACTGAAGCCACAGACAAAGTGATTAAAAGTTTTTCTGGCAAGCGCGGTTACATTCTTGTGGAGATCACCGAAGAAGGCCGTGTCGCTCAAGGTAAGAAACTGCATTCGCTCCTTTTGCAAGATGGATATTTGCGTATCTATGTTCCAAAAGTGGCGGAGGTAAAAGCTCCGGCAAAGGCGACCAAAAAAGCTGCTGGCAAAAAAACTTCAAAAAAAGAAACTGTTGAAGTCGTTCCAACAAATCCTGGTGGTGTGACCCAAGAAGAAATGGGTACCGTACTTGAGATTGGTGATGCAGCAGCAATTAAAAAAGGTCTTCCGAAAGAAACGTTTTATCTAGTTATTGACCGTATGAGCTTTAACGAAGATGAACGTGGTCGTATTGCCGATTCTCTAACTCAAGCGTATGAAGCGAGTATCAAATACAATACAACTCTGGTCACTCGCAGAGCGACGATCCTCACAACAGAAGGTCAACGCCTGCAAGTCAGTGAAGAGGCTTCGTGTCCTGTTTGCGGTTACACTCCACCGCCATTGAGTTCTCGTCTTTTTAGTTTTAATTCACCGATTGGCGCTTGTCCTACTTGTAAAGGCTTCGGAAATATTTTGGATATTGACGAAGAAAAAGTAATCCCGAATCCGAATCTCAGTTTGGCTCAAGGTGCTTTAAGTCCTTTCTGGATGCCCAGTGCTTCGCATGAGAAAAAACAACTTCTGGCGTATTGCAAGAAAGCGAAGATCGACGTTCATACTCCATGGAAAGATCTTCCGAAAGAACATCGCGATACGATTTGGAACGGCAATAAAGAATTTTTCGGCGTGCGAGGGCTTTTTGAATATTTGGATCAAATCAAATACAAAATGCACGTGCGTGTATTCATCTCGCGTTTCCGCAGTCCTTTCTTGTGTCCAACTTGTAAGGGTGCTCGTTTGCGCAATGAAGCCAATCACGTTTTGATTGCAAGTTCCAACATCAACGATCTTTCCTCCGTGACGATTGAAGAACTTCATGGCTTTTTCCAAAAGTTAGAAGTGACGCCTCATCAGCAGGAAGTGGCTGGTGAAGTTTTAAAACAAATCCGTTCGCGCTTAGAATTTTTAATGCGTGTTGGGGTTCATTACTTGTCACTGAACCGTGAAACCAGAACTCTCTCTGGCGGTGAATACCAGCGTTTGATTTTGGCAAATCAATTAGGCATGGGCTTATCACAAGCCTTGTATGTTCTTGATGAGCCGACCGTGGGTTTGCATCCTCGCGATAATGATCGACTGATTTCAATTCTTAAAGATCTTAAAGAACTTGGAAATACCCTTGTGATCGTAGAACACGATCATGACGTGATTAAATCCAGTGAGCATATCATTGAGATGGGTCCAGGATCTGGATATCTCGGTGGAGAAGTCGTTTACTCTGGAACGACTGAAAATTTTTATAACTACGAAAAATCAAACACAGTTCCTTACTTAAAACCTTCTAAGCACAATGCTCCTTTACGCACGATTCGTCCTGTGGACGTTGAAACTTATAAGGTGAAACTGGAGCTTAAAGGTGCGAAAGGTCACAACTTAAAAAATCTGGATGTGACAATTCCACTTAATCGTTTGGTGACAGTGACTGGAGTCAGCGGTTCAGGAAAATCGACTTTGATTTCAAAAACCCTGTACCCGGCTTTGGCGCGCGCTCTGGATTTGGAATATCTTCCGGCACAAGATTATGCCGCCCTTGAAGGTGTTGAGCATATTAAAAATGTGCTTCTGATTGACCAGTCTCCGATTGGAAAATCAGCGCGCAGTTCGCCGATTACTTACTTAAAAGCCTTCGATGCCATCCGCTCGATCATGGCGACAACTCAGGAAGCGCAGGCTCGTGGTTATACTCCTGGAACATTCAGCTTGAATGTCGATGGAGGTCGTTGCCCTGCTTGCAAAGGAACGGGTTATGAAGAAATCGATATGATGTTCATGGATAACGTTGTGATTCCATGTGATGTCTGCGATGGAAAAAAATACCGTCCTGAGATTCTTGAGATTCAGTATAAAAATAAAAATATTCATGAAATTCTTTCGATGACTGTGAATGAAGCTATGAACTTTTTCGTGGCTCATCCGAACATCCGTAAGCCTTTAAGCGTTCTTAAAGAAGTAGGCCTGGATTATCTGCAATTAGGTCAGCCAGCCAACTCTTTAAGCGGTGGTGAGTCTCAGCGCCTTAAAATCGCTAAGGAGCTTTCTCAGGTTCAACAGAAATCGACTTTGTACATCCTGGATGAACCGACAACGGGGCTTCATTTCCGCGAAGTGGACCTTTTAATGAAGGTTCTAAACAAGCTCATTGAAACTGGCGGCAGTGTCGTCGTGGTAGAGCATAATCTCGATGTGATTCGCAGTTCCGATTATATTATTGACCTCGGGCCAGAAGCGGGTAAAAAAGGCGGAAACATCGTGGCCGTGGGCTCTCCGAGTGACGTTATGAAGGTCAAAAAGAGTCTGACGGGTCAGTACTTAAAACGCTATATCGACGGGACCGCCTAGTCCCCGTTAGACGGAAGTAGAATGCTACCAGAGATTAAAAAGCTAGTTGCAGAATTAAAACCTCACAAAAGCCGAATCAGCGTTGTCGCTGTCACTGGAATTGTAAATGCACTAGCTACAGCTCGTTTGGCATTCCTATCCAAAGTTCTTTTTGATGCTCTTTCAGCAAACAATCAACAAGAGTTGATGAAACAAGTTCCTATCGTTATTGGTCTTGGTTTTATTCAGGCTTTGGCGCGTTACTATCACATCTACAACATGAACTTCGTTGCTGAAAGTGTCGTATCAACGATTCGTGAAAAGCTTCAATACAAGTTCATGCGTTTAAATCTTTCTTTCCACAACAACTACGCGGCAGGTTCCGGTGGATTGATCAGTCGTATCTTGAACGATATTAAAATCATTCAAGACGGCCTTCGTGTTGTCGCTGATATTTTCCTTTATCCGCTTTTGTTAGTGGGTCTTATTGCCAACTTGATCATCATTGACTGGAAATTGACTCTGGCGGTTCTTGTGATTGCGCCATTGATCGGAGTTGTTCTTAAGTCGATTGCTCGCAGTATGCGTAAGTATATTCCTCAAGAGCGTGAAGTCTTGGAGTACATGACTTCAACGATTAAAGAAAGTCTGGATGGCGTTCGTATTATTCAATCCTTCAATCTTGAAAAGGATATGAATAAACGCCTGGTTGATGAAACAAACAAGTATCTCGACATTCGCAAAACAATTTACAAACGCCAGGAAGCTGCGGGTCCTGCAACAGAGTTCATCGCCACAGCGATTGTTCCTTTGATTCTTCTTTATAACAGCTATGAGATTGCAGCCGGACGCGGAACTGCGGGTAACTTTATTGGATTCGTGGCTTCACTTTTGATGGTGAATGCGCCGATTAAGAAAATCCAAGAAGCTTATGTTCGCATCCAAGAAGTCGTAATCTCAATTCGTCGTATTTTTGATATCATCGAAAATCCGTCGGAAGTTCGTGAAACTGCGAACCCTGTTCCTTTCCCAAAAAATTGGAAAAAGATCACTTATAGAAACGTCACATTCAGCTACGGCAAGGACACAATCCTTAAGAACGTGAATCTTGAAATCAACCGTGGTGAAGTCGTCGCCCTTGTGGGCGCCAGCGGCAGTGGTAAGTCAACGATCGTGAATTTGTTAGAAAGATTCTTCGACGCGACTTCTGGTGAAATTTTATTTGATGACGTGAACATCTTAGACATGGATCTTAAAGATCTTCGTCGCAATATTGCTCTTGTCACTCAAGACGTGTTCCTTTTCAGTGATACGATTGAAAAGAACATTTGGGCTGGCGACTACACACGGGATCGCGCCAAAGTTGTGGATATGGCAAAATTGGCCAATGCCCATGACTTTATTATGAAAATGCCAGCGAACTATCAAAGCCGCGTTGGCGACCGCGGAAGCCTACTTTCCGGTGGTGAAAAACAACGTGTGAGCATTGCGCGCGCGATGTTTAAAGATGCTCCCCTGCTGATCCTGGATGAAGCGACAAGTGCTCTCGATACAGCGAGCGAAATCGAAGTTCAAAAAGGGATCGATCATTTGATGGAAGGTCGTACAGCCCTCGTTGTAGCGCATAGACTTTCGACAATCCAAAAGGCCGACAAAATCGTTGTCCTTAAAAACGGAGAAATTGCTGAGATCGGCAACCACGAAAACTTGCTCAATCAGCAAGGTGAGTACTTCCGTTTCCACAGCCTTCAACATACCTAAGAACTGCAAACAGTTTCGACGAAATGGCGTCGGAACTCTTCGACATCACATTAGAATACACGAACAATTTGTATTAGTCTGAGACATGCGTACACGTCTTAAGTCTAGGTTTGCACGCTTTTTAGACAGTCTTCTAAAGTTCGTCTACTTTCTTGACGATAAAAGAATCGACACTTTTTACGTTCACTGAAAGGAACTGATTTATGATTAATTGGGATGAGTTTGAACATATACATGTGATCAACAAGCTCAAACAAATTCTCAGCGCGTGGTGGAACATTGACGTTGTCTTCACGGACGAGCGTGGAATGTTGAAAGGATATGATTCTGATAAAATCACATTCAACAACCCAGCTATCAACGCTCTTGTTAAAAAAGAAGCGGGACAAGCAAGCATTGCCGAGCTTGTAACTAAATCACTTGATGATCTTCGCACTTCACAAAATCGTTTCAGCCTTCGCAAATGGGACATGGTGGGTTTTGACGTTGGTGTCTTCCCTATCATGATCGAAAATGACTGCGTAGGAACTGTTGTTGCTATGGGCTTCTTCCGTGAAGCGAACTTCACAGCTCGCATGAGCGAAATCCGTGAGCGCTTAGCCGCTTTCGGTATGTCCGGCGAAGTGATTGAAAAATGTTTGGGCAAATTGAAATTCTTGGACGATCAAGAACGCGCGCACTTCAATGAGCTTTGCGAACTTGTGGCTCAAGAGATCGTGACTCTTCACTTGGAAATCTCTTCTCGTGAAGACCGCATCAAAGAATTGAACAAAGAACTTGGCAATCGTTTCAAGTACGACAACATGATTGGTAAATCTAAACCAATGCAATCGTTGTACGCTCTTCTTGATAAAATCAAAGGTGCGGATTCAACAGTTCTTGTCCAAGGGGAAAACGGTACAGGTAAAGAGTTGATTGCAAAATCAATCCACTACAACTCCAACCGTAAAGACAAACCTTTCGTTATCCAAAACTGTTCTGCATTCAATGACAACCTTTTGGAATCAGAACTTTTTGGTCACGTGAAAGGATCGTTCACAGGCGCCTTGAAAGACAAAAAAGGTCTTTTCGAGATGGCTGACAAAGGAACTTTCTTCCTCGATGAGATCGGGGATACGTCTCCACAAATGCAAGTCAAACTTCTTCGCGTATTGCAAGAAGGTACGTTCATGCCAGTCGGTGCGACAGAGTCTAGAAAAGTAGACGTGCGTATCGTAGCGGCGACAAACCGCAACCTCAAAGAGATGGTTGAGCAAGGTACGTTCCGTGAAGACTTGTACTACCGTTTGAACGTTATCAATATCCGTGTTCCGCCTCTTCGTGAGCGTAAAGAAGATATTCCATTCCTAGTGGATTTCTTCTTAAATAAAATCCACGATCAACAAGGTGGACCAAAACGCCAAATCACAAAACGTGCTTTGGAAAAGTTGTACGACTATCCATGGCCAGGTAACGTTCGTGAATTGCAAAATGAAATCGAAAGACTTTGTGTTCTTTCCGGCGACGAAACAAAATTGATGGCAGAACTTCTTTCTCCAAAAGTTTTGGAAGCAGGCGAAAAGAACAAAGTTCAAGGTTCTCGTTTGCAAGGTAAGTTGAAAGACGCGTTGGAAGATCTTGAGCGCGAAATGATCCGCGAAGGTCTGCGCCGCACAGGTTGGAACAAATCCAAACTTGCCAAAGAGCTTGGTATCAGCCGCGCGGGTCTTATCATGAAAGTTGAAAAATACGGTCTTGATAAGCGTAAGCTTGCTAGATAACAGCCAAATATAAAAACAAAACCAGAAAGCACGAGTCGAAAGATTCGTGCTTTTTTATTGTCCTCGGTGACCACGATTTTAGTGATGGTCAAAAAAATTCTTCTCTCCT
This region of Bdellovibrio sp. BCCA genomic DNA includes:
- the uvrA gene encoding excinuclease ABC subunit UvrA; translation: MKDIHLWGVKQNNLKNIEVKIPVGSMTVICGPSGSGKSSLAFETLFAEGQRRFIESMSNYARQFLNKAPKPDIEGINNIPPAISIEQKNTVKSSRSTVGTTTEIIDYLRLLYEKIGKSYCPIHHCPTEKESVTEATDKVIKSFSGKRGYILVEITEEGRVAQGKKLHSLLLQDGYLRIYVPKVAEVKAPAKATKKAAGKKTSKKETVEVVPTNPGGVTQEEMGTVLEIGDAAAIKKGLPKETFYLVIDRMSFNEDERGRIADSLTQAYEASIKYNTTLVTRRATILTTEGQRLQVSEEASCPVCGYTPPPLSSRLFSFNSPIGACPTCKGFGNILDIDEEKVIPNPNLSLAQGALSPFWMPSASHEKKQLLAYCKKAKIDVHTPWKDLPKEHRDTIWNGNKEFFGVRGLFEYLDQIKYKMHVRVFISRFRSPFLCPTCKGARLRNEANHVLIASSNINDLSSVTIEELHGFFQKLEVTPHQQEVAGEVLKQIRSRLEFLMRVGVHYLSLNRETRTLSGGEYQRLILANQLGMGLSQALYVLDEPTVGLHPRDNDRLISILKDLKELGNTLVIVEHDHDVIKSSEHIIEMGPGSGYLGGEVVYSGTTENFYNYEKSNTVPYLKPSKHNAPLRTIRPVDVETYKVKLELKGAKGHNLKNLDVTIPLNRLVTVTGVSGSGKSTLISKTLYPALARALDLEYLPAQDYAALEGVEHIKNVLLIDQSPIGKSARSSPITYLKAFDAIRSIMATTQEAQARGYTPGTFSLNVDGGRCPACKGTGYEEIDMMFMDNVVIPCDVCDGKKYRPEILEIQYKNKNIHEILSMTVNEAMNFFVAHPNIRKPLSVLKEVGLDYLQLGQPANSLSGGESQRLKIAKELSQVQQKSTLYILDEPTTGLHFREVDLLMKVLNKLIETGGSVVVVEHNLDVIRSSDYIIDLGPEAGKKGGNIVAVGSPSDVMKVKKSLTGQYLKRYIDGTA
- a CDS encoding ABC transporter ATP-binding protein; the protein is MLPEIKKLVAELKPHKSRISVVAVTGIVNALATARLAFLSKVLFDALSANNQQELMKQVPIVIGLGFIQALARYYHIYNMNFVAESVVSTIREKLQYKFMRLNLSFHNNYAAGSGGLISRILNDIKIIQDGLRVVADIFLYPLLLVGLIANLIIIDWKLTLAVLVIAPLIGVVLKSIARSMRKYIPQEREVLEYMTSTIKESLDGVRIIQSFNLEKDMNKRLVDETNKYLDIRKTIYKRQEAAGPATEFIATAIVPLILLYNSYEIAAGRGTAGNFIGFVASLLMVNAPIKKIQEAYVRIQEVVISIRRIFDIIENPSEVRETANPVPFPKNWKKITYRNVTFSYGKDTILKNVNLEINRGEVVALVGASGSGKSTIVNLLERFFDATSGEILFDDVNILDMDLKDLRRNIALVTQDVFLFSDTIEKNIWAGDYTRDRAKVVDMAKLANAHDFIMKMPANYQSRVGDRGSLLSGGEKQRVSIARAMFKDAPLLILDEATSALDTASEIEVQKGIDHLMEGRTALVVAHRLSTIQKADKIVVLKNGEIAEIGNHENLLNQQGEYFRFHSLQHT
- a CDS encoding sigma-54 interaction domain-containing protein — encoded protein: MINWDEFEHIHVINKLKQILSAWWNIDVVFTDERGMLKGYDSDKITFNNPAINALVKKEAGQASIAELVTKSLDDLRTSQNRFSLRKWDMVGFDVGVFPIMIENDCVGTVVAMGFFREANFTARMSEIRERLAAFGMSGEVIEKCLGKLKFLDDQERAHFNELCELVAQEIVTLHLEISSREDRIKELNKELGNRFKYDNMIGKSKPMQSLYALLDKIKGADSTVLVQGENGTGKELIAKSIHYNSNRKDKPFVIQNCSAFNDNLLESELFGHVKGSFTGALKDKKGLFEMADKGTFFLDEIGDTSPQMQVKLLRVLQEGTFMPVGATESRKVDVRIVAATNRNLKEMVEQGTFREDLYYRLNVINIRVPPLRERKEDIPFLVDFFLNKIHDQQGGPKRQITKRALEKLYDYPWPGNVRELQNEIERLCVLSGDETKLMAELLSPKVLEAGEKNKVQGSRLQGKLKDALEDLEREMIREGLRRTGWNKSKLAKELGISRAGLIMKVEKYGLDKRKLAR